GTATCTTTAATGACATTTCATTATAATAATAAGCTACAACAACATCCACTTCAGATTCACAACAGGACCAACCAGGAACTTACGGGCATATGGACAATAGAACCAACAGGACGACTTGGCAACTTAATGGGGGAGTATGCCACACTTTATGCCTTGGCAAAACTGAATGGCCATAAAGCTTATGTTCTGCCTAAAATGTACTGGTCACTTTCAGGAATTTTTAAAATTACTTTGCCTTTGCTTGACCAGCAAGACTTTGCACATAATGATTGGATAAACCTTCATCTCCATGACTGGATGTCTCCAGAATACGAAGACATTTCAAAAGATTATGTGAAGCTTACAGGTTATCCTTGCTCATGGACATTTTATGAAGATGTGAAGGATGAAATTCTCAGGGAGTTCACATTTCATGATTCCATTAAAGAAAAAGCAAACAATTACCTCTCCAAGCTGCAGGAAGGCCGTGGAAATGTAACATTTGTTGGAGTTCATGTACGCAGAGGAGACTATCTGACCGTCATGCCCAAAGTATGGAAGGGGGTGGTAGCTGACAGACTGTACTTACAAACAGCTATGAGCTATTTCAGGGAGAAGTACCAAAATCCTTTATTCATCGTAACCAGTAACGGGATGGACTGGTGTAAGAAGAATATTGACACAACATTGGGAGATGTCCATTTCTCAGGAGATGGTAAAGAATCTTCACCAACCGATGACTTTGCCCTCTTGGCTCATTGTAACCACACCATCATGACAATTGGGACATTTGGATACTGGGCTGGATATTTGGCCAAAGGGGAAACGATTTACCTTTCAAACTTCACCTTGCCAGACTCTaagtttcttaaaatttttaaatatGAAGCAGCTTTTCTTCCAGATTGGATTGGGATTCCTGCTGACCTATCTCCACTTCTGAATTAGATGGATGatcagacaaagaaataagacGCTAGAAGATTTATAAACCTAGAGTTGTTTCAGGGACTAGCACTGAACATCatagtgtagatttggtgttgttatcttaaaaaaaatatgtaatagaAGACTCTTCTTGCGATCAAAATTGGTTATACAGAGCAGCGTAGATTAGGTCTCCTGGACTTGATCATATGAGCTTTAAACGGGTCTCCAAACTAACTAGTACAGTATGTCGTGGATAGGACCGTAGACCCGTAAGTCAGTATGCATTAGTATCACGAAAATAAGGTATGTCATTACACATCAACTCATTTTTATAATGTTACGGTCAAGGTTgagtaaacaacaaaaaaaagaagtTGCAAAATGTAACCAGAATTCGGGTAGGAAGAAGGGAAAAATGGATAAGACAGATAGAGGATTACAAAGCGCCAGGGGAATACTCTAAGTGATGGAGTGGTGTGGAATTGGACACTAAGGCTGCGTTTAGTTAGTTAGTGAAGAATTACAAAGTAAAAGATAAATAAACTACATACTTCTGAGTGAGGTAAATACTGGTATTGAAACTGTATTAACTACTTACTTTACAGAGGAGGGGAGTACAAGATAAACTCAATACACTCATACCCTCACCTCCCTCGCTGAGATCGCTTGACAGATGTAATGGATTCTTTATCCCAGAGTGGTAAAACAGGGACCTCACAGGATGTAGCACCAGAAGGTTGCTTTATACCAATTAAAATGAGTTTGATGCGTTTCAGGGAAGTAAAGAAATCCCATTCCTCAGGAGCAAGATATACAAGCATTCATACACACAAAAACTCACATATAGTTATAGTTAGGCAATTGCTTACGAAGAGGTGGGTTTAGACTTGTGAGGTCACTTCCTGTGGAATATGCTGGCCAGAGGCaagttttgaaaacaaaaattagtTCACTTCCTGTGGCATATGCTGGCCAGAGGCAAGtaagtttggggaaaaaaaatagagaagaaaagaatatatatatatatatatacacatctatatatatatgtatatatatatatatatatatgtatatatatatatatatatatgttatatatatttatatatatatatatatatatatatatatatatatacatatactgtatatgtatatggcAATTTGAACTAGAAGGcagtagaataaaaaaaagtatatcaaTAAGATATATTCATCAATAGATATGTCAGAATAAATACAtatagaggatatatatatatatatatatatatatatctatatctatatatacctaTCTTAATaccaataataaaatatatcggaataataaaata
The Bufo gargarizans isolate SCDJY-AF-19 chromosome 2, ASM1485885v1, whole genome shotgun sequence genome window above contains:
- the LOC122926147 gene encoding galactoside alpha-(1,2)-fucosyltransferase 2-like; its protein translation is MTFHYNNKLQQHPLQIHNRTNQELTGIWTIEPTGRLGNLMGEYATLYALAKLNGHKAYVLPKMYWSLSGIFKITLPLLDQQDFAHNDWINLHLHDWMSPEYEDISKDYVKLTGYPCSWTFYEDVKDEILREFTFHDSIKEKANNYLSKLQEGRGNVTFVGVHVRRGDYLTVMPKVWKGVVADRLYLQTAMSYFREKYQNPLFIVTSNGMDWCKKNIDTTLGDVHFSGDGKESSPTDDFALLAHCNHTIMTIGTFGYWAGYLAKGETIYLSNFTLPDSKFLKIFKYEAAFLPDWIGIPADLSPLLN